In one Armatimonadota bacterium genomic region, the following are encoded:
- the folB gene encoding dihydroneopterin aldolase — MRLSLNGLHLEANHGASEVERESSRPFLLDIELELPDDCGSLDNLSNTVDYAQVASLAITVCSSPARNLIETVAKSTARAILDQFEPVESVTIRLSKLNPPMDAQCDAATVEYTLKR; from the coding sequence ATGCGCCTTAGCCTCAATGGGCTACATCTCGAAGCCAACCACGGCGCGTCCGAGGTCGAGAGAGAATCCTCCCGACCGTTTCTGCTCGACATCGAACTCGAACTGCCCGACGATTGCGGCTCGCTCGACAATCTAAGCAACACGGTCGATTACGCGCAAGTCGCCAGCCTCGCGATAACCGTCTGCTCAAGCCCGGCTCGAAACCTCATCGAAACGGTCGCCAAATCCACCGCTCGCGCAATTCTCGACCAGTTCGAGCCTGTAGAATCGGTTACAATCCGCCTCAGCAAGCTCAACCCGCCAATGGACGCCCAGTGCGACGCGGCCACTGTCGAATACACTCTCAAACGATGA
- a CDS encoding UbiX family flavin prenyltransferase codes for MKTGKIVVGITGASGAIYAVRFIAQASAIYQQVFLTYSPQALQALQVEMGFDGNESHLPTFLAPGNEDRLKIMDRTDYFVPPASGSFRHDGMVVVPCSMGALGRIANGVSDDLMTRAADVCLKERRKLILIVRETPFNLVHLRNMVAAAEAGAQILPANPSFYNRPATIEELVDTVVARILQNLGQDQNLVPEWGVT; via the coding sequence ATGAAAACTGGCAAAATTGTGGTCGGAATCACAGGAGCGAGCGGCGCGATCTACGCCGTTCGTTTCATAGCGCAAGCGTCGGCCATCTACCAGCAAGTCTTCTTAACCTACAGCCCTCAAGCCCTCCAAGCGCTTCAAGTCGAAATGGGTTTCGATGGCAACGAAAGCCATCTTCCGACCTTCCTCGCGCCAGGAAACGAAGACCGCTTGAAAATCATGGATCGCACCGACTACTTCGTCCCACCCGCCAGCGGCTCCTTCCGCCACGACGGCATGGTGGTCGTGCCCTGCTCCATGGGCGCGCTCGGCCGCATCGCCAACGGCGTCTCCGACGACCTGATGACCCGCGCCGCCGACGTCTGCCTGAAAGAACGGCGCAAACTGATCCTCATCGTGCGCGAAACCCCCTTCAACCTGGTCCATCTGCGCAACATGGTCGCCGCTGCCGAAGCAGGCGCCCAAATCCTCCCCGCCAACCCATCCTTCTACAATCGCCCCGCCACCATCGAAGAACTGGTCGACACCGTGGTCGCCCGCATCCTCCAAAACTTGGGCCAAGATCAAAACCTGGTGCCTGAATGGGGCGTTACCTAG
- a CDS encoding glycosyltransferase family 4 protein: MGGDGAIAVGGGVIRIAIDARPLRERASSNRSYWAGLVGALRQEPGIELILLDNGRLPGRVWSLLGLPLAAKRAKADVAHVQYTVSPFFRTPVVTTVHDVSFLANPGWFSPKDRFLLSRLVPKSCERAEMVLTVSEFSRREIVQRMGIVEEKVAVAYNGIDARFAPSRERVIEGEYFLGVGSNILRKNWGLAREAVSMLGDAPRLILSGAGHEMQIADEDLPAAYSHATAVLHPSLYEGFGLTPAEAMACGAPVIASNASSLPEVLGDAAILLPPDDPQAWADAICGIGDRREELRKKGLERSKRYTWEAAAKIVAELYRRVATR; encoded by the coding sequence ATGGGCGGCGATGGAGCGATCGCCGTTGGGGGCGGTGTGATTCGGATTGCCATCGATGCGCGGCCATTGCGCGAGCGGGCGTCGTCGAATCGTTCGTATTGGGCCGGGTTGGTCGGCGCATTGCGACAAGAGCCGGGAATCGAATTGATTTTGTTGGACAATGGCCGGTTGCCGGGCAGGGTTTGGAGTTTATTGGGGTTGCCGCTGGCGGCCAAGCGGGCGAAGGCGGACGTTGCGCACGTTCAGTACACGGTGTCGCCTTTTTTTCGGACGCCTGTGGTTACCACGGTGCACGATGTGAGTTTTTTGGCGAATCCCGGCTGGTTTTCGCCCAAGGATCGGTTCTTGCTGTCGCGCCTTGTGCCGAAGTCTTGTGAAAGGGCAGAGATGGTGCTGACGGTTTCCGAGTTTTCGAGGCGCGAGATCGTTCAGCGGATGGGGATTGTCGAGGAGAAGGTTGCGGTCGCTTACAATGGGATCGATGCGCGGTTCGCGCCGAGCCGAGAGAGGGTTATTGAAGGCGAGTACTTTTTGGGAGTCGGATCGAACATTCTGCGCAAGAACTGGGGGCTTGCGCGAGAGGCGGTTTCGATGCTGGGCGATGCGCCGCGATTGATCTTGAGCGGGGCTGGGCATGAGATGCAGATCGCGGACGAGGATTTGCCTGCGGCTTATAGCCATGCGACGGCGGTGTTGCATCCGTCTCTGTATGAAGGTTTTGGGTTGACGCCGGCGGAGGCGATGGCGTGCGGGGCGCCTGTGATCGCGTCGAACGCCTCATCGCTGCCCGAGGTGTTGGGCGATGCAGCGATCTTGCTTCCGCCGGACGACCCTCAAGCATGGGCGGACGCTATTTGTGGAATTGGAGATAGAAGAGAAGAGTTAAGGAAAAAGGGGCTTGAGCGTTCCAAGCGGTACACGTGGGAGGCGGCAGCCAAGATTGTGGCGGAACTCTATCGCCGGGTTGCGACTAGGTAA
- the rsmG gene encoding 16S rRNA (guanine(527)-N(7))-methyltransferase RsmG: MHERFLDMLYAANETMNLTAVPREEALVRHIEDSLRVVAHIPEGARLAIDIGSGAGLPGIPLAIARPEIEWVLLESRAKRCDFLRSVVDELGLNASAVCGRAEELGRDVAHRERYELAVARALAPLPIALELAAPLLKVGGVAILHNRDRGLPEGIREPLKGELSRLDDELVRFLKIGATDSKYPRRWAAMERSPLGAV; the protein is encoded by the coding sequence GTGCACGAGCGATTTTTAGACATGCTGTATGCGGCGAACGAGACGATGAACCTGACCGCGGTGCCGCGCGAGGAGGCCTTGGTGCGGCACATAGAGGATTCGTTGCGGGTTGTCGCGCACATTCCCGAAGGGGCGCGCTTGGCTATCGACATTGGATCGGGGGCTGGCCTGCCGGGGATTCCCTTGGCCATTGCACGGCCGGAGATTGAGTGGGTTTTGTTGGAGAGTCGGGCGAAGCGGTGCGATTTTCTTCGCTCGGTGGTGGATGAGCTGGGTTTGAATGCGAGCGCGGTATGCGGTCGGGCGGAAGAGTTGGGGCGCGATGTTGCGCATCGCGAGCGGTATGAGTTGGCGGTTGCGCGGGCATTGGCGCCCTTGCCGATCGCGCTGGAATTGGCGGCGCCATTGTTGAAGGTCGGCGGGGTTGCGATTTTGCACAATCGGGATAGGGGGTTGCCCGAAGGAATAAGGGAGCCGCTGAAGGGCGAGTTGTCGCGGTTGGACGACGAACTGGTTAGGTTTTTGAAGATTGGAGCGACCGATTCCAAGTATCCGCGGCGATGGGCGGCGATGGAGCGATCGCCGTTGGGGGCGGTGTGA